The nucleotide sequence ACGTTCTGACGAATTTCGTCTCGACGGGCATCCCCGTATGATTCGCGACGGTGGCAATAATGACGTTGTACTTGTCCATTTTCAGCAATGCCTTCAGGGATTCGTACATTTTTGGGTCGGTAATGTCGTAGTGTGTCGTAAAGATGTAGTTGTCGTCTTTGTTCAGACGGAACTGGACAATACAGACCCCTATGGTCTTGCCGTCAAAGGGCATCAGCAGAAATGTCGGCTTGAAGTCGCACTCCAGCTCGGGGGCGTCGAGCAGCGCCTCCGCCCCGTCGCTGAGGCGCAGAAGGATCATGGGTTCATCGTTTTCGACTCCCAATGGGATGGCATCGCCCGGGTCCATGGCGAGGATGGCTTGTTGTACTTCCGCCGGTAATTCATGGTTGAAAATCATAAGTCGGTTCCTTTGTGGTTTTCCCCGGACCTACATTTTTTGTTCTTCCGCACGCCATCCGGCGCCAAATGTCGCGCCCGTTTCCTGCATTCAGCGGTAAATGAAAGCACCAAAAAAGGAGGCAATGTGCCAAAAGGGACGATCATTACGCTGCAGGAAGTACAGGAGATTTTTTTCGAGAAAAAGATCCTCGGGTTCGACCAAGAGAAGATCGCCGAACTCTACTACCTCATCGACGATCACGGCTACGTCTGCCTTCGCGACCCTGACCGAACCTGGGCGCCCAACATGGATGAGGACGACGAACGGATGGCCTACAACGAGATCGCTGACATCCTCGAGCTGGACCACTCCATCATCGAGGAGTACTACATGGTCATCGCCGCCGCCGTCCAGGCCGCCTGCGAGCAGTTTACCGACATGACGCAGCGGGAAAAGGTCCCCTTCTACATCATCGCACTGCACGAACTGCTGCCGTAGGATCGGTGCGTGCCGGGGGTTGGGGAAACGTAATAGCTTAGAGAAAGTAGAGGTTGTGGGCTTCGGTATCGACGATCTCGAAAGAGACATCGTGGCCGACACGCAGCGCACGGATGCCCTCGGAACGGCGGTGGTGGATCTGGCACTCCGCGATGGAGACCGTCTTGTGTTCGGCACGGAGCCGGATAATGCCGTAACCGTTTTCGGCATCGTACCAGATGACCGTCCCTTCATATCTTTCTTGCATCATTCTAAAAACCTTATTGTATTCGTACGGGAGTGCGGGTGTCTGGGGAAGGCGGTACTGTGGGTATTCAGTGCCGCAGGTTCTGCCAGGAAATGGGGTTGTGAAAATCCAGACCGCTGCGCTGCCACTGGGCGCGTTCACTGTCCCTGGAGTGGAGGAGCCCCTCGATAAGTTTGTACTTCAGACCGGTGACGGTACTGGTCAGCTCTTTGCCTTCACTCAGTGCCTTGAGTGTCTCTTCCTTCGTGTCCATCGTGGGTCCTTTAAGTCGCTCTATAAGAGAGCAGTGCTCTCTTAATCAAACGCCTAAAACGGCGGAAAGCTCCGCCGCAAGGAGTTACAGCGCGGTAACGTTCTCCGCCTGCGGGCCTTTCTGCCCCTGGCCGATCTCGTAAGTCACTTCCTGACCTTCCTGGAGTTCGACACGGCCGTAGCCGCTTCTGTTGACCTGGCGGAAGTGTACAAATACGTCGTCGCCGCCTTCTTTAGGGGCGATAAACCCAAAACCTTTTTCGCTGTTGAACCATTTAACGGTTCCGTGTTTAAGATCTGCCATTGCAAAACCTTCTTGTTGGAGTGTTGTCAAAATATAATGCGGAGTAAAACGAGGCATAGAAAATACTGAGGAAGTCTTCAATAATCACAAACCAAGATGAAACTCTAGATCATCTTTCAATGCCTTAATTATACCTGAAATATTCAAAGGAAGCAAGCGTGTATGAAAGGAATTACCGGTTCCATGCCGGCATTCTTATTACACGAAAAGACGCCAGGCCGTGCGGTGGGATTCGTTTTTGCACATTAAAAGCGCTTATGCAACAAACACAGAAGAACTTCCATGCAACAAGGAGCAAAAGTAATGGCATTCGAACTGATGAAACTGCCTTTTGAAGAGGCGGCACTTGAACCGATGATCTCCGCGGAGACGATCCAGTACCACTACGGCAAGCACCACCAGGGCTACGTCAACAACCTGAACGGGCTGATCGCGGGCGGTAAGTACGAAAACGCGTCACTGCTGGAGATCATCCGCAAATCCAAGGGGCCGACGTTCAACAATGCCGCGCAGGTCTTCAACCATGATTTCTACTGGTACGGCCTGAGCACGGAGAAGACCTCTCCTTCCAGCGTGCTCATGGACAAGATCGAGCACGACCACGGCTCCATGGAGGACTTCAAAGACGCCTTCCTCAACGCCGCCGCAAGCCTCTTCGGTTCGGGATGGTGCTGGCTGGTCGTTCAGGACGGCAGCCTCGCCATCAAGAAGTACAGCAATGCCGAAACGCCCGTGAAAGACGGCCTTAAACCGCTGCTCGTCTGCGACGTCTGGGAACACGCCTACTACATCGACCAGCGCAACAACCGCGCAGCCTACCTGGAAAACTGGTGGAAGCTCGTTAACTGGAAATTCGTTTCCGACAACTACGCCGCCAAAGAGGACGACCCCATCATCGGGTACAACTAGGCCGGATTCTCCGCGCTTTGGGCGCCCCTCTCACCCGAGGGTGACCTTGTAGCCGATTTTGGAGTAGCAGGTAATGAGGTCCTTGGGAATCTTCTGCCGAATACGAAAGATCAAGGAACGCAGGGCCCCCTCCCCGACCAGTTCCCCGTCCCAGACATAATTTTCGATCTGTTCGACACTGACGACTTTGCCGAAATTTTTCACCACGAGTCGCATGAACTTCTTCTCTTTATCGTTCAGCGGCACCTCTTTTCCCGACAGCAGCAGCACATCCTCCTGCGTATCGTAGAGATAGCCGTACTTCAACCTGACAAAATGGCTTTTCGCATTCTCTTCCAGCAGGAGCCGGTTCTGGATGGTGGTGTACTCATGGTTGATCGTATCGATTGTCGTCGAGAGATTCCGGTTGGCCGCAAAATTCTTCAAAGCGATCTCGATCGTCGTTTTCAGCACCGCTTCTTTGAACGGCTTGAGGATGTAGCCGTACGGCGTGATGTCGATCGCCCGCTCGATCGTTCTCTCTTTGTCGTTCGCCGTCAGGAAGACGATGGGGATCTCCAGATCCGCCGTAATGTTCCGGGCCAGTTCAATGCCGTCTTCACGGTTTTTAAGCGTGATGTCCATCAGGATCAGGTCCGGCTTCCTGCGCTCCAGGAGGGCGAATGCGCTTGCGCTGTCCGGGGCGATCCCCGTCACCTCATACCCCTGCATCAGCAGGATCTCCTTGATATTCAGGGCGATGATGCTCTCATCTTCGACGATCATGATGCCCGGCTTCATTTGCTTCCCTGCTCGCTGGGGGTGAAACGGATGGTGCAGCAGAAGCCGTTGTCGTTGACGACCTCGATCGTTCCGTTGAGCTGGAACTCAGTGATGGAGTTGATCAGCTGGCACCCCAGGGTATTGGTCATGTCCGTCGTTTTCGGGTCAAAGCCGACGCCGTTGTCGCGTACGCCGAAATGGATGCTACCGTCCTCCGCATGACGGATGAAGATGCGGATCTCTCCGCGGCCGGCCCCTTTGAAAGCATGTTTGATCGCATTGAGAAAAAGCTCATGCACGATCAGGGCAACCAGCACGGCGTTGTCCATCGAGAGGCTGACGTTTTCCGCTTCGACATGCACGGCGATGTGTCCACTCGGGTCGTAAAGCTCCATCATCGCCCCGGAGAGGCGCTCGAGGTGCTGTTTCATGTCGATCGTCGCAAGCCCGGAGTTCTTGTAGAGCATTTCATGGACGAGCGCAATGGCGAAAATACGGCTTTGGCTCTTGGAGAGCGCCTCTTTGACATGCCGATCCGTTTCACGGCGGTTCTGCATCTGCAGCAGCGAGGAGATGACTTCAAGGTTGTTCTTCACCCTGTGGTGGATCTCCTTGATCAGGGCCTCCTTCTCCTCCAGGGAGTGCTTCAGCGCGCTGTTCTGTTCGATGATGATCTTCTCTTTTGCTTTCTGCTCGGTGATGTCCCGGCCGAACGCGCAGACGAACTCGTGCGTCCCGTTGCAAAAATAGTTCGTCGATACCGACGCGGGGAAGCGGCTGCCGTCCTTGCGGATCTGGATGCTCTCGAAGCAGACGAAGCCGCGCGCTTTGATCTCTTCGAGAAACGCCCTGCTGTTGAGATTGCTGTTGGGATCGATCTCGCACAGTTTCTTCTGCAGCAGCTCCTCTTTCGAATACCCCAGCATCTTGCAGGCGGCGTCGTTGACATAGAAAAATCGGGTGTCGAAGGTGAACCAGTAGATGGCGTCCGCGCTGTTGTCCAGGGCAAAGTTGAAGAGCTGGAGCTCCTCTTTCTCCTCGCGCTGGCAGGCCGCCAGCGTCGCCTGTGCCTTTTCGGCGACCATGGCCGTTTTGCGCAGCAAAGAGTAGAGAAACGTGGCGCTTAACAGGAAAAAAAGGACGCCGATCAGGAAAGGGAGACCATAGGTATCCGCTTTGATCTGCGTCAGGCCGATCGAAATCCTGTCAACGATCGCGACCCCGATGACACCGGCGAAAGCAAACCCTGCGGCCTGGAGCTTCGCTTTGTTCCGATCGGAAAATTCAAGATGAGTGCGGTTCAAAACCAACCTTGCATGCATGATGTGAAGCGATATTCTACCCCACATTCCGCACAGGATGTCAAGTGCTCGGCGGGGAAACAAACAAATTTCCCGTTGCGATTTTTATGCGATTTTTTTTCCCTATATTTCCGGCTGAACACATCAAAATAGGGGGTCATATGACACGATTGGCTATTACGCTTCTGTTTGCTGGCAGTTCCATGTTCGCGGTCGAACTTGGCAAGCCATACAAGTTTGCGGACGGGAAAGAGGCATTTCAAAAAGTATGCGCGCACTGCCATACGCTGAAAACCGCACCGCACTCCATTTTTACCAAAATGGACGACGCCACGGGTGTAAAAGCGAGAGCGGAAGGGATTTTCCAGACGGTGAGACACGGCAGCAACGCCATGCCCGCCTTCCGGAAATCGGAAATAGACGACGCGACGCTGATGGATCTGGCGACGAGCCTGGCCGACGGCACGATTGCCGATCCCACGGCAAAGTGAGGCGCGGCGATGTATCGTAGAGCTTTCATGAAACACGCCGCGCTGGCCGCGGCCGCGGCGGCGCTCTCCACCCCGCTCGCCGCAGCGGGCGCCGGGGGCAGCGAAGGCGGCAAACTCATCACCGTCGTTTCCGCCTGTGCCGACGAAACCGGCTATGCGGGCGCCCCGGATGCGGGCGACCTCATCCGGCTGGGCAGCGACAGGCTGGCAAACTTCCGCCTGCTTGCCGCGGCCATCGCCGAAAACAAAGGAGCGACGTTCTGCGGCCTGGTGGCGCCGAGCGATTACGCCCTGCTGCAGCAGGCGGCCATGCCGGCGCGGGTCTCTTTCGTTTCCGAGATCACCCATATGCCCTCCGCATCGGGGATGAACCATACGGAATCGACCCTCTCCGCCACGACGATGAAAAAGGTTTTCGATCATATCGATACGGTCCCGACCGACCGGTACGGCATGGCGGTCTCGGCCTACCACACCGTCGTCGGGCTCAATGCGGCGGCCGTCGCCAAACGACACGACTTTACCACCGGACATTTCGCGCAGAACGCATTTGTCTCATTCGTATTCAAAGCATAAGGAAGATTACATGAGTAAAAAACTGACGGCCATGCCGAAAAACGTTTCGCATGAAACGATGCAGAAAGCCATCAAGGCGTTTGTCAAAATCGTGGGCAAGGAGAACGTGCTCATCGGCGACGAGGAGATGCTCCCCTACGAGAAGATCATGATGGCCGTGCCCATCGAAGAGCATATGCCGGCGCTCGCCGTCCAGGCGTCAACCAAAGAGCAGGTCGTGGAGATCGTCAAGGTGTGCGACAAATACGTCATCCCGCTCTGGACCTTCTCGACGGGCAAGAACATGGGGTACGGTACCGCCGCGCCCGCGCAGCGCGGGGCGGTCATCCTCGACCTGCACAAGATGAACCGCATCATCGAGGTGAACCCCGATCTGTGCTACGCCATCGTCGAGCCGGGCGTCACCTACCAGCAGCTCTTCGACTACATCCATGAAAAAGGGTACAAACTGTGGCTCTCGTGCCCGGCGCCCAGCGCCATCGCCAGCCCCCTGGGCAACACGATGGACCGCGGCGTCGGCTATACGCCCTACGGCGAACACTTTATGATGCAGTGCGGCATGGAGATCGTCCTGGCCGACGGCTCGGAGTTCCGGACCGGGATGGGCGGGATCGAAAACTCCACGAGCTGGGGCGTCTTCAAATGGGGCTACGGCCCCTACCTCGACGGCATCTTTACGCAGAGCAACTACGGCATCTGTACGAAAATGGGGATGTGGCTGATGCCCGAGCCGCCGGCGTACAAACCCTTCTGCATCACCTTCGACAAGGTCGAGGACGTCGAGAAGATCGTGGAGGTCCTGCGCCCGCTGCGCATCGCCAACATCATCCCCAACGCCTTTACCATCGCCAGCACGCTCTACGAGGCGGCCGGCGTCGTCAGCCGCGCGGACTATGTCGAGGGGAACCGCGCCATTACCGACGCGGAGATCGAAAAGATCAAAAAAGATACCGGCATGGGGACGTGGAACGTCTATGCGGGGCTGTACGGGACCGAAGAGGCCAACGAGCTCAACTGGAAGATCATCCAGTCGGCCGTCTCCGCCAACTTCAAAAATGTCGCCTTCCTGACCGCGGCCGAGATGGGGGACGACCCCATCTTCACATACCGCGCCGACCTGATGCGGGGCTACATGACCCTCCAGGAGTTCGGCCTCTACAACTGGCGCGGCGGCGGGGGCAGCATGTGGTTCGCACCGGTGGCGCCTGCCGAGGGCAAACATACGCTGAACCAGTCCGCCCTGGCCAAAAAGATCCTGAACAAATACGAATTCGACTACGTCGCCGAGTTTATCGTGGGGTGGCGGGACATGCACCATATCGTCGACCTGCTCTATAACCGCAACGATCCCGAGGAGATGCAGCGCGCCCATGACTGTTACGCGGAGCTGGTCCGGGAGTTTGCCGCCCAGGGCTACGGCGTCTACCGCACCAGCAGCGGGTTTATGGACCTCGTCGCCGAGACGTACGGCCCGGAGATCCACAACGTCTTCCAGAAAATCAAACGCGCCCTCGACCCCAAGGGGATCCTGGCGCCGGGCAAGTCGGGGATCTATTAATCCCCCGGCGCACTGCGCCGGGCCTGCCTTACTCCTTCACAATAAAATCATTCCGTTTCCTGTGCTTCCAGCCACGTCTCGACTTCATCGACAAAGAACCCCTCGGCGCCGTCGAGCACATGGTTCGCACCGTCGATGCCGTACTGTTTGTAGGTGGGTCCGACAAGTTTGGCCCGCGTCGCGGCAAACCCTTCGTCCTCCCCGTTCGCTCTGCCCCAGACGTCCAGCACGTTCACTCTGATCTTCGGCATATTGTCGTTGCAGGAGACGACCTTGCTGCCGTTGCCGCGGCACCCCACGGCGATGTAGCCTTCCACGGATGCTTCGGGATGCGAAACGAGGTAGCTCGAGGTCATCCCCGCCCCCAGCGAGTGCCCCATAAAGTAGATCGTCTTCACCCCGTGCTCTTTCAGGTAGACGATGGCCCTGTCGATCATGGCGTCCACACGCGGCTGTTCCGCCTCGTACCCTTCGTAATCCTCGTGGTTCGTCGGCATCTGCAGCGAGAGGGTATGGAACTCCAGGTCCTCGTTCAGCGCCCTTCTCAACGGCCCGACGACTTTGAAATCGGGGTGCATCCCCTTGCCGTGCGCGAGAATGATGCCTTTGTCGCTACTGCCTTCGAGGTAGAGGGCTTTTTCGGGCAGCGAAACGGCCAGCAGGGAGAGGGGAACAAGAGCGGTCAGCAGCAGACGGTGCATGAATGTATCCTTTTTTCAGACAAGGATAATCCATAAGTATAAATTCTGCGTAAAAACCCACAGTACACACGTCACACTACATATCAGCTTCGCCCCGTCGAAGCGCATCCAATCAAATGAAGAATTGGCCTTGAGCGCTCCTTGTAAGCCATCCCGGAGGCATAAAGCCGGGAGGGATGAGCGATTCGCGAAAGGCCGCTTTTTGTGCTACTTTTTCTAAAAAAGTGGCATAAACATTCTTCTCTATCTTTTCTTTTTACAAAGAAAAGAAACAAAAGAAAATCGTCGTTGCGCGAATCGCACGCTGCTCCCGGCTTTGGGCCTCCGCAGCGGCTTCCAAGGCACGCTTAACGACCGTTAGCCTATCGATTTTATGCGCTTCGACGTGTCGAAGCTTATATTGAGAATAAAGAGCTTTGTCGCGACAAAGCGCATTCAATCAATTAGGAATTGGCCTCGAACGCTCCTTGAAAGCCATCCCGGAGGCATAAAGCCGGGAGGGGATGAGCGATTCGTGAGAGGCCGCTTTTTGCGCTACTTTTTCTAAAAAAGTAGCAAAGAAATACACTTCTCTATCTTTTCTTTTTCATAAGAAAAGAAACAAAAGAAAATCGTCGTTGCGCGAATCGCTCGCTGCTCCCGGCTTTGGGCCTCAGCAGCGGCTTTCAAGGCACGCTTAACGACACTTAGCCTATTGATTAATGCGCTTCGGGAACCGAAGCTAATATGAAAGTGGCCTCTTCCCTTTTTTCTCTGTGACGGCGCGGCGGGTGCAACCTGTTATAATACGAAAAATTCTTCATCCGTCCAAAGAGTCCCATGATACAGTTTTCAAACCTCTCCAAAAGCTTCGGCAGCCAGGAGCTTTTCAGTAACCTCAATTTCCAGCTCAACCCGGGCAACAAGGTCGGACTCGTCGGCCGCAACGGCAGCGGCAAGTCCACGCTTTTCAAGATCATCCTCGGCGAGGAGAGCCCGGACAGCGGTGAGGTCCTCACCCCCAAGGGCTACCGCATCGGCGCGCTCAAGCAGTACCTGCACTTCACCGAACCGACCCTGCGCGAAGAGGCGGCACTGGCCCTCGGCGAAGAGATGAAGTACGACGTCTACCGCGTGGAGAAGATCCTCTTCGGCCTCGGCTTCGACCAGGAGGACCTCGACAAGGCTCCCGGCTCCTTCTCCGGCGGCTACCAGATCCGCATCAATCTCGCCAAACTGCTGGTAACAGAACCGAACCTGCTGCTGCTCGACGAACCGACCAACTACCTCGACATCCTCTCCCTGCGCTGGCTCAAGGCATTTTTGCGCAGTTTCAAGGGCGAGGTGATCCTCATCACCCACGACCGCGACTTCATGGACTCCATCGTCACCCACACCATGGGCCTCGTGCGCCGCAGCCTCTTTGTCATCCCCGGCGACACCCACAAGTTCTACGACCAGCTCAAGGCCAACGACGAGCTCTACGAGAAGCAGAAGGCCGCCGACGACAAGAAGCGCAAGGAGCTGGAGGACTTCATCGCCCGCAACAAGGCGCGCGCCTCCACCGCGGCGCTGGCCCAGTCCAAGGTCAAGCAGCTCGAGAAGATGGGGGAGATGGACGACCTCGGCTTCGACCCCACGCTGAAGTTCGACTTCAACTTCAAGGAGACCCCGGCCAAGGTGCTGCTGGAAGTCAAAGAGCTCAGTTTCGGCTATACGCCGGAGCACCTCCTTTTCAAAGACGTCTCCTTCACCCTGGAGAAGGGGCAGTGCCTCGCCATCATCGGTAAGAACGGTACGGGTAAATCGACCCTGCTCAACAACATCGCCGGCGAGCTCACCCCTCTCGGCGGCGAGGTAGCGTTCCACCCCTCGACCTCCTTCGGCCATTTCGGACAGACGAACATCTCGCGCCTCAACCCGGGCCAAACCATCATGGAGGAGATCTACGAGGCCAACCCGAAACTCTCCGCCTCCGTCGTGCGCGGCATCTGCGGCGGCATGATGTTCAGCGGGGACCTTGCCGAGAAGAAGGTCTCCCTGCTCTCGGGCGGCGAGAAGAGCCGCGTCATGCTCGGCCAGATCCTCGCGCGCCCGGCGAACCTGCTCTTCCTCGACGAACCGACCCACCACCTCGACATCGACTCCATCGAGGCGCTGATGGTCGCCATCGAGAATTTCCAGGGCTCCTGCATCATCGTCACCCACTCCGAGGAGATGCTCCGCCGCGTCGCCGACCGGCTCATCATCTTCTCCAAAAACGGGGCCGAGTACTTCGACGGCGGCTATGACGACTTTTTGGCGAAGATCGGCTGGGGCGAGGAGGACCAGGTAGAAAAGGTCAAAACCGCCCCCAAGAACAACTACAAGGCGAACAAAAAAGAGATCAACGCCCTCACCCGCGAACGCTCCAAGGCGACCGCGCCGCTGCGCAAAGCGGTAGAGAAGCTGGAGAAGGCGATCATGGAGGGCGAATCTCGCATCAAAACGCTCCACGCGGAGCTCGTGAGCGCCTCGAACAGCGGGGACAACTCCAGGGTGATGGAACTTCACCAGACCGTTGCCAAAGAGGAGAAGGCGGTCGAGGCGGACTTCGAACGCCTCGCCGAAGCGCAGGAGAAGCTCGACGAGCTCATGGCAAGCTATGAGAAGCGCTTCGCGGAGCTGGAGGGGTGATCCTCCTCGACTTCGAGACGAACTCGCACAACGTCCACGACGTCATCGAAGTTGCCGCACTGCGCGTTTCGAAGACTGCGACGGGGTACGTCGTCACCGAGACCTTCCACCGCTACTACCTCTCACGCTACCCGGTCAACCCGCACGCCCTCGCCGTCCACAAGCTCTCCCCCTCGCGCCTGATCGCGCTGCGGGAAGACGCGACGTACCCGGAGCATTTCGACGAGGATCGGGAGTTTGCCGATTTCTGCAATGGCGCGACGACGCTGGTGGCGCACAACATCGCTTTCGAACTGCGTCATCTCGGCGACATAGTCGCGTTTCAAAACCACTTCTGTACCATGCAGGCGAACAAGCGCATCGTCAACGCCAAAAATGTCAGGGGCGGGCTGAAAAACCCGAAGCTCGCGGAGACCTGCGCCTTTTACGGCATCGACTTCGACGAGGAGCAGTACCACAGCGCCATCTACGACGTCACGAAGACACTGGAAATTTTGAACCGCATGGACGGTGCGCTTCGGTGAGCGCAAGGCTCGTATGAAAGTAAGTCAACGCTAGTAGGAACCTATAGAGCTTCGACACGTCGAAGCGCGTCCAATCAATAGGCAGAGTGTCGTTAAGCGTGCCTTGAAAGCCGCTGTGGAGGCCCAAAGCCGGGAGCAGCGAGCGATTCGCGCAACGACGATTTTCTTTTGGTTCTTTTCTTTGTAAAAAGAAAAGATAGAGAAGAATGTTTATGCCACTTTTTTAGAAAAAGTAGCGCAAAAAGCGGCCTTTCGCGAATCGCTCGCCCTTCCCGGCTTTAGGCCTCCAGGGCGGCTTTCAAGGAGCGCTCAAGGCCAAGGCCCGATTTATTTGAATGCGCTTCGGGAACCGAAGCTAATGTGAGAGTAGAAAGTGTGTTTGATTGGGACACGCAGCTATTTTTGCTGGCGTGCTGCCCTTCTGGCTGCTTTTTCCGCCGCTTTTGCAGCGCGGAACTCTTCCATATCCATCGCTTTTATCTCTTCGATAATTTCGACAAGCTCCTCCTCCGAAAATACGCCCGGTTTTTTGAAAACGACCGTTTTCTCCTTCATAATCACCGTTGTCGGCGTGCTTGAGATAAAGAAATGATCTGAAATACTCGTTTCCACCTGGGAGTTGAGCTTGGTGAAGGTGATCTCGGGGTATTTTTCAGACGTCTTTTCAAAGATAGGGGCGTACTGTGCACACGGAGCACAGAATTGTTGCCAGCAATCTATGGCCACGATCTCGCTGCCGTCGACGGTATTATCGTAATTCTCTTTTGTCAGTTCGAGCATCTATTTTTTCTCCTGCTTTTGCTTTTACTTACTTGACAGTTTCCAGACCCTTGTCGATCCAGCCCCAGTTGATCCCGCCGTCGAGCTCGTAGACATTTTTGTAGCCGAGTTTGTCGCCCATGATGTCGCAGGCGACTTTCGTCCGGCTCGCATGGGCGCATACCAGGACGAAAGGCTGCTCTTTCGAGGTCACGACCTTTGAAAAGTCCTCCAGGAACTTGTCGATATCAAAGCTGCCCATCGCGTCAAAAAAGGTGATCTTGTGGCTCCCTTCGATGATGCCGTCGTACTCCCACTCATCGGCTCTTCTGATGTCGATGACAGTGAAACCTTCCTCCAGCTTCTTCTGGAACTCCTTCGTCGAAAGCGACTTGAACGGCCCGAAATCTAGCATTGTTTTCCCTCCTGATGGCGCTACCCTGCGCCGGGTGTTTTTGAGGGTATATACAAATATCATGCCTGTTTACAAAAATGAAGGGAGCTTCGACACGTCGAAGCGCGTCAAATCGATAGGGAGATAGCCTTGAACAATCTTTTGACACTACTATTTCTAAAAAAGTTACATAAATATTCTTCTCTATCTTTTCTTTTTACAAAGAAAAGAAACAAAAGAAAATCGTCGTTGCGCGAATCGCACGCCCTTCTCGGCTTTATGCCTTCAGGGCGGCTTTCAAAGCACGCTTAACGACCGTTTGCCTATTGATCAATGCGCTTCGATGGATCGAAGCTAGTAAAAGAAAGAGAGCTTCGACACGTCGAAGCGCATAAATAAAATAGACTCTTGGGCCTTGAGCGCGATCCTTATAAGCCATCCCGGAGGCATAAAGCCGGGAGGGATGAGCGATTCGCGAAAGGCCGCTTTTTGCGCTACTTTTTCTAAAAAAGTGGCAAAGAAGAATCCAGTTCATTCTTTTCTTTTTACCAAGAAAAGAACCAAAAGAAAATCGTCGTTGCGCGAATCGCTCGCTGCTCCCGGCTTTGTGCCTCCGCAGCGGCTTTCAAGGCACGCTTAACGACAGGTCGCCTATTGATTTATGCGCTTCGGGAACCGAAGC is from Sulfurimonas sp. HSL-1656 and encodes:
- a CDS encoding FAD-binding oxidoreductase — encoded protein: MSKKLTAMPKNVSHETMQKAIKAFVKIVGKENVLIGDEEMLPYEKIMMAVPIEEHMPALAVQASTKEQVVEIVKVCDKYVIPLWTFSTGKNMGYGTAAPAQRGAVILDLHKMNRIIEVNPDLCYAIVEPGVTYQQLFDYIHEKGYKLWLSCPAPSAIASPLGNTMDRGVGYTPYGEHFMMQCGMEIVLADGSEFRTGMGGIENSTSWGVFKWGYGPYLDGIFTQSNYGICTKMGMWLMPEPPAYKPFCITFDKVEDVEKIVEVLRPLRIANIIPNAFTIASTLYEAAGVVSRADYVEGNRAITDAEIEKIKKDTGMGTWNVYAGLYGTEEANELNWKIIQSAVSANFKNVAFLTAAEMGDDPIFTYRADLMRGYMTLQEFGLYNWRGGGGSMWFAPVAPAEGKHTLNQSALAKKILNKYEFDYVAEFIVGWRDMHHIVDLLYNRNDPEEMQRAHDCYAELVREFAAQGYGVYRTSSGFMDLVAETYGPEIHNVFQKIKRALDPKGILAPGKSGIY
- a CDS encoding histidine kinase dimerization/phosphoacceptor domain -containing protein, with protein sequence MNRTHLEFSDRNKAKLQAAGFAFAGVIGVAIVDRISIGLTQIKADTYGLPFLIGVLFFLLSATFLYSLLRKTAMVAEKAQATLAACQREEKEELQLFNFALDNSADAIYWFTFDTRFFYVNDAACKMLGYSKEELLQKKLCEIDPNSNLNSRAFLEEIKARGFVCFESIQIRKDGSRFPASVSTNYFCNGTHEFVCAFGRDITEQKAKEKIIIEQNSALKHSLEEKEALIKEIHHRVKNNLEVISSLLQMQNRRETDRHVKEALSKSQSRIFAIALVHEMLYKNSGLATIDMKQHLERLSGAMMELYDPSGHIAVHVEAENVSLSMDNAVLVALIVHELFLNAIKHAFKGAGRGEIRIFIRHAEDGSIHFGVRDNGVGFDPKTTDMTNTLGCQLINSITEFQLNGTIEVVNDNGFCCTIRFTPSEQGSK
- a CDS encoding cold-shock protein, which encodes MADLKHGTVKWFNSEKGFGFIAPKEGGDDVFVHFRQVNRSGYGRVELQEGQEVTYEIGQGQKGPQAENVTAL
- a CDS encoding ABC-F family ATP-binding cassette domain-containing protein; this encodes MIQFSNLSKSFGSQELFSNLNFQLNPGNKVGLVGRNGSGKSTLFKIILGEESPDSGEVLTPKGYRIGALKQYLHFTEPTLREEAALALGEEMKYDVYRVEKILFGLGFDQEDLDKAPGSFSGGYQIRINLAKLLVTEPNLLLLDEPTNYLDILSLRWLKAFLRSFKGEVILITHDRDFMDSIVTHTMGLVRRSLFVIPGDTHKFYDQLKANDELYEKQKAADDKKRKELEDFIARNKARASTAALAQSKVKQLEKMGEMDDLGFDPTLKFDFNFKETPAKVLLEVKELSFGYTPEHLLFKDVSFTLEKGQCLAIIGKNGTGKSTLLNNIAGELTPLGGEVAFHPSTSFGHFGQTNISRLNPGQTIMEEIYEANPKLSASVVRGICGGMMFSGDLAEKKVSLLSGGEKSRVMLGQILARPANLLFLDEPTHHLDIDSIEALMVAIENFQGSCIIVTHSEEMLRRVADRLIIFSKNGAEYFDGGYDDFLAKIGWGEEDQVEKVKTAPKNNYKANKKEINALTRERSKATAPLRKAVEKLEKAIMEGESRIKTLHAELVSASNSGDNSRVMELHQTVAKEEKAVEADFERLAEAQEKLDELMASYEKRFAELEG
- a CDS encoding cytochrome c, with translation MTRLAITLLFAGSSMFAVELGKPYKFADGKEAFQKVCAHCHTLKTAPHSIFTKMDDATGVKARAEGIFQTVRHGSNAMPAFRKSEIDDATLMDLATSLADGTIADPTAK
- a CDS encoding superoxide dismutase: MAFELMKLPFEEAALEPMISAETIQYHYGKHHQGYVNNLNGLIAGGKYENASLLEIIRKSKGPTFNNAAQVFNHDFYWYGLSTEKTSPSSVLMDKIEHDHGSMEDFKDAFLNAAASLFGSGWCWLVVQDGSLAIKKYSNAETPVKDGLKPLLVCDVWEHAYYIDQRNNRAAYLENWWKLVNWKFVSDNYAAKEDDPIIGYN
- a CDS encoding 3'-5' exonuclease gives rise to the protein MILLDFETNSHNVHDVIEVAALRVSKTATGYVVTETFHRYYLSRYPVNPHALAVHKLSPSRLIALREDATYPEHFDEDREFADFCNGATTLVAHNIAFELRHLGDIVAFQNHFCTMQANKRIVNAKNVRGGLKNPKLAETCAFYGIDFDEEQYHSAIYDVTKTLEILNRMDGALR
- a CDS encoding response regulator, giving the protein MKPGIMIVEDESIIALNIKEILLMQGYEVTGIAPDSASAFALLERRKPDLILMDITLKNREDGIELARNITADLEIPIVFLTANDKERTIERAIDITPYGYILKPFKEAVLKTTIEIALKNFAANRNLSTTIDTINHEYTTIQNRLLLEENAKSHFVRLKYGYLYDTQEDVLLLSGKEVPLNDKEKKFMRLVVKNFGKVVSVEQIENYVWDGELVGEGALRSLIFRIRQKIPKDLITCYSKIGYKVTLG
- a CDS encoding DUF3530 family protein; its protein translation is MHRLLLTALVPLSLLAVSLPEKALYLEGSSDKGIILAHGKGMHPDFKVVGPLRRALNEDLEFHTLSLQMPTNHEDYEGYEAEQPRVDAMIDRAIVYLKEHGVKTIYFMGHSLGAGMTSSYLVSHPEASVEGYIAVGCRGNGSKVVSCNDNMPKIRVNVLDVWGRANGEDEGFAATRAKLVGPTYKQYGIDGANHVLDGAEGFFVDEVETWLEAQETE